One Ignavibacterium album JCM 16511 genomic region harbors:
- a CDS encoding YebC/PmpR family DNA-binding transcriptional regulator → MSGHSKWATIKRKKAALDAKKGKIFTKLIKEITIAARQGGGDPAGNPRLRLAIDNAKSENMPAENIERAIKKATGELEGVTYHELTYEGYGPAGVAMLVEVATDNKNRTVAEVRHIFSKHGGSLGETGSVAWMFERKGVITIPKQDKSEDDILAIVLDAGADDLQTEEEFYEITTTVENFESVRKALQENNLKVDNASLQWIAKNTIEVKGEDAEKVMKLIEALEDCDDVQNVYSNADIDEASIK, encoded by the coding sequence ATGTCAGGTCATTCAAAATGGGCAACAATTAAAAGAAAAAAAGCCGCACTCGATGCTAAAAAAGGGAAAATTTTTACTAAACTTATTAAAGAAATAACAATTGCAGCAAGACAAGGTGGTGGAGATCCTGCCGGTAATCCAAGACTTCGGCTTGCAATTGATAATGCAAAATCAGAAAATATGCCTGCTGAAAATATCGAACGTGCTATTAAGAAAGCTACAGGCGAACTTGAAGGCGTAACTTATCACGAATTAACTTATGAGGGTTATGGTCCTGCCGGAGTTGCAATGCTTGTTGAAGTAGCTACTGATAACAAAAACAGAACAGTTGCAGAAGTTCGTCACATATTCAGTAAACACGGCGGCTCACTCGGTGAAACAGGTTCTGTTGCCTGGATGTTTGAAAGAAAAGGCGTGATAACAATTCCAAAGCAGGATAAATCTGAAGATGATATTCTTGCAATTGTCCTCGATGCAGGTGCTGATGATTTACAGACCGAAGAAGAGTTTTATGAAATCACTACAACAGTTGAAAACTTTGAATCTGTAAGAAAAGCTCTGCAGGAAAACAATCTTAAGGTTGATAATGCATCTCTTCAGTGGATTGCTAAAAATACAATTGAAGTAAAAGGTGAAGATGCTGAAAAAGTTATGAAGCTTATCGAAGCTCTCGAAGATTGTGATGATGTTCAGAATGTTTATTCAAACGCTGATATTGATGAAGCATCAATTAAATAA
- the ruvC gene encoding crossover junction endodeoxyribonuclease RuvC has translation MIIIGIDPGTNITGYGIIKFSGGAFKRIDSGIIRLPSSKSIHKRLEIIYDELYKLLKKHKPDEFAIETAFYGKNVQSAMKIGYARGVSILAAVHCGISVSEYSPREVKKSVVGKGAASKQQVNYMIKNILELSDVKMKSDESDALAIAICHAFRLKRTKSVKNDWKTFIEAFPERVIS, from the coding sequence ATGATAATTATCGGAATCGACCCCGGCACTAATATCACAGGTTACGGAATAATAAAATTTTCCGGCGGAGCATTTAAAAGAATTGATAGCGGTATTATCAGATTGCCTTCCTCAAAATCAATTCACAAACGGCTTGAAATTATTTACGATGAATTATATAAATTATTAAAAAAACATAAACCTGATGAGTTCGCAATTGAAACAGCATTTTATGGAAAGAATGTTCAGTCAGCTATGAAGATTGGTTATGCACGGGGAGTATCAATTCTTGCAGCAGTTCATTGCGGAATAAGTGTAAGCGAGTATTCGCCAAGAGAAGTAAAGAAATCGGTTGTGGGAAAAGGTGCAGCTTCTAAACAGCAGGTTAATTATATGATTAAAAATATTCTTGAGTTGTCCGATGTTAAAATGAAATCAGATGAGAGTGATGCGCTTGCCATAGCTATTTGTCATGCTTTTCGTCTTAAAAGAACAAAATCAGTGAAGAACGATTGGAAAACATTTATAGAAGCATTTCCCGAAAGAGTAATCAGTTAA
- the ruvA gene encoding Holliday junction branch migration protein RuvA — translation MIGYLKGKIISAKPTKIILDVNGVGYLVNISISTFEKISDSQEISLFIHTHVREDALSLYGFYTEAEKEMFELLISISGIGPKVALSILSGISVDELQNAIQTENVSRLVSVPGVGRKTAERVVLELKSKVGFIETTVQKGIDYTVKQEAVLALTTLGYNQKVAEKIVRDLLNENPTLSLEDLIRKSLSELNK, via the coding sequence GTGATAGGATATCTGAAAGGAAAAATAATTTCTGCAAAACCAACCAAAATAATTCTTGATGTAAATGGTGTTGGCTATCTTGTAAACATTTCAATAAGCACTTTCGAAAAAATTTCTGATAGTCAGGAGATTTCGCTTTTCATACATACTCATGTCCGGGAAGATGCTTTATCACTTTATGGATTTTACACCGAAGCTGAGAAAGAAATGTTTGAGCTTCTGATTTCAATCAGCGGAATAGGACCTAAAGTGGCATTAAGTATTTTATCCGGGATTTCTGTAGATGAACTTCAGAATGCAATTCAGACAGAGAATGTATCGAGATTGGTTTCAGTACCGGGCGTCGGAAGAAAAACTGCAGAAAGAGTTGTGCTTGAACTGAAAAGTAAAGTCGGATTTATTGAAACCACAGTTCAGAAAGGAATTGATTACACTGTTAAACAGGAGGCAGTACTTGCACTTACAACTTTAGGTTATAATCAGAAGGTGGCAGAAAAAATTGTAAGAGATTTACTTAATGAAAATCCGACTCTTTCACTTGAAGATTTAATCAGAAAATCTCTTTCAGAGCTAAACAAATAA
- the recJ gene encoding single-stranded-DNA-specific exonuclease RecJ translates to MVNKRWKIREVEDSFTIKTLSESLNISEVLAKLLVQRNIKTFYQAKKFFRPSLEYLHDPFLMRGMDVATRRVIQAITENQLIFIYGDYDVDGTCATSLLYLFLKELDANVDFYIPKRLEEGYGLSKEGIDFIKSQNASLVITVDCGITAVEETDYANSLGIDVIICDHHQPKDEIPRALAVLDPLIPECNYPFKYLSGAGVAFKLAQGISEKIGKRELPLEYLDLVALAGAADIVPLTDENRTLVKFGLDKVNQNPRAGIEALIKSAGLQPGTLTSGQVVFTIAPRINAVGRLGDARRAVQLLITNDPGEAHELAKVLESENYERRKIDVDTFDDANQLVENCIDLKNELAIILHQEEWHPGVIGIVASRLVEKYYRPTIMLTTIDGVAKGSARSISNFNIYEALQKCEDILLHFGGHQAAAGLAVEIDKLEEFKTRFNEIVKATITEDDLYPEILIDSTIKFSEITPKFIRVLDQFSPFGPENMRPVFLSEAVELSGWPKIVGNNHLVASFKQNSALKVFDSIGFNLGEYLDLLLKNQNSKFDIVYILDKTTKEEKVYPQLKLRDIRLHE, encoded by the coding sequence ATGGTCAACAAACGTTGGAAAATCAGAGAAGTTGAAGACTCATTTACAATCAAAACTCTATCTGAATCACTGAACATATCCGAAGTTCTTGCGAAACTTCTTGTTCAGCGTAATATCAAAACATTCTACCAGGCAAAAAAATTTTTCCGTCCTTCTTTGGAATATCTGCACGACCCTTTTTTAATGAGAGGAATGGATGTAGCGACCCGCCGTGTTATTCAGGCAATTACTGAAAATCAGTTAATCTTCATTTACGGTGATTATGATGTTGATGGAACTTGTGCAACTTCACTTTTATATCTGTTCCTTAAGGAACTTGATGCAAATGTTGATTTCTATATCCCCAAAAGACTTGAAGAAGGATATGGTCTTTCAAAAGAAGGAATTGATTTCATCAAATCTCAAAATGCTTCTCTTGTGATTACTGTCGATTGTGGAATAACTGCAGTTGAAGAGACTGATTATGCTAACTCACTTGGAATTGATGTTATCATTTGCGATCATCATCAACCAAAAGATGAAATTCCAAGGGCACTTGCTGTACTTGACCCTCTGATTCCCGAATGCAATTATCCGTTCAAATATCTTTCAGGTGCGGGAGTAGCTTTTAAATTAGCACAAGGGATATCTGAAAAAATTGGTAAACGAGAATTACCACTGGAGTATCTCGATTTGGTTGCACTTGCCGGTGCTGCCGATATTGTTCCATTGACAGATGAAAACAGAACTCTTGTTAAATTCGGGCTCGATAAAGTAAACCAAAATCCTCGTGCAGGAATTGAAGCCCTTATTAAAAGCGCGGGACTTCAACCGGGCACATTGACTTCAGGACAGGTTGTATTCACAATTGCACCACGGATAAATGCAGTTGGAAGATTAGGTGATGCAAGAAGAGCTGTTCAACTGCTGATTACCAATGACCCTGGTGAAGCACACGAACTTGCAAAAGTTCTTGAAAGCGAAAATTATGAAAGACGCAAAATTGATGTTGATACTTTTGATGATGCTAATCAGCTTGTTGAAAATTGTATTGATCTGAAAAATGAGCTTGCAATAATCTTACATCAGGAAGAATGGCATCCTGGAGTAATCGGTATTGTTGCTTCGAGATTAGTTGAAAAGTATTATCGTCCCACGATAATGCTTACAACAATTGACGGAGTTGCAAAAGGTTCTGCACGAAGCATAAGTAATTTTAATATTTATGAAGCGCTTCAGAAATGTGAAGATATTCTTCTTCATTTCGGAGGTCATCAGGCAGCGGCAGGACTTGCAGTTGAAATTGATAAGTTAGAAGAATTTAAAACAAGATTTAACGAAATTGTTAAAGCCACAATAACAGAAGATGATCTATATCCCGAAATTCTTATTGATTCAACAATCAAATTTTCTGAGATTACACCTAAATTCATCCGGGTTTTGGATCAGTTTTCTCCATTCGGACCTGAAAATATGCGACCGGTATTTTTAAGTGAGGCAGTTGAGCTTTCCGGATGGCCAAAGATAGTTGGCAACAATCATCTTGTTGCATCATTCAAACAGAATTCAGCTCTTAAAGTATTTGATAGCATTGGTTTTAACCTTGGTGAATATTTAGATTTGCTTTTGAAAAATCAGAATTCAAAGTTCGATATTGTTTATATCCTTGATAAAACAACCAAAGAGGAAAAAGTTTATCCACAATTAAAATTAAGAGATATCAGATTACACGAATAA
- a CDS encoding zinc ribbon domain-containing protein, with translation MQTRLKILYQLQLIDDQLDELEELRGDLPNTVNTLKFQINELREEIKKKEKEKEDSLERRQLNEEEIEKLKESQKKFKAQLYQVRNNKEYDALTKEIDHTEETIKRLEAENDALADKSKTLSAEIEEIIPKVEELEKELKEKEADLKEIIKANEKEENKLLEERKKVEAQVKKPDLSVYTRIRKAKKGKAVVTIKRSACSGCHNIIPSQRQLEIRRNDKIFTCEYCGRILVSQEIAEEVEKSK, from the coding sequence TTGCAAACGCGATTAAAAATTCTGTATCAACTACAACTTATTGATGATCAACTTGATGAACTTGAAGAACTTCGCGGTGATCTTCCCAATACAGTAAACACTCTTAAATTTCAGATAAATGAACTTCGTGAAGAAATAAAAAAGAAAGAAAAAGAAAAGGAAGACTCGCTTGAAAGAAGACAGCTCAATGAAGAGGAAATTGAAAAGCTGAAAGAAAGCCAGAAGAAGTTCAAGGCACAGCTTTATCAGGTAAGAAACAACAAAGAATACGATGCCCTCACAAAAGAGATAGATCATACCGAAGAAACGATAAAAAGACTTGAAGCTGAGAACGATGCCCTTGCTGATAAGAGTAAAACTTTAAGTGCAGAAATCGAAGAAATTATTCCCAAAGTTGAAGAACTTGAAAAGGAACTGAAGGAAAAAGAAGCTGACCTTAAAGAAATTATTAAAGCAAACGAAAAAGAAGAAAACAAGCTTCTTGAAGAAAGAAAAAAAGTAGAAGCTCAGGTTAAAAAACCTGATTTATCTGTTTACACTAGAATAAGAAAAGCAAAAAAAGGCAAAGCAGTAGTAACAATTAAAAGATCTGCCTGTTCAGGTTGTCATAATATAATTCCATCTCAGCGTCAGCTTGAGATTAGAAGAAATGATAAGATATTTACCTGTGAATATTGCGGAAGAATTCTCGTTTCGCAGGAAATTGCTGAAGAAGTAGAAAAATCAAAATAA